The stretch of DNA TTCCGGTTTTCGGGAGAACCTAAACTACGGCCTTGGGGTTAACCAACTGACACCTGGGCAAAAGAACCTGCTGATTTTTGGAGGGTTAGGTCTAGGGTTCTTGCTGTTCCTCAGCCTCTACGGTTTGCAATAAAGTAGCGAGCATTGGCAGCGAAGCGATCGCCAGGAGAATCCCTGAGTTAAAGATAATTAGCTCAGTTCTGCAACCCTCTGCACTCTCAAGTTAAGTTGCAGGATTTATGGCAATCCTCAGACATTATTCATAAAACATTCCAGGTACAGGCTGAAGCGAGATGAACTCGATTGTGAGAACACTGAAACGAATTGTAATGTTGCTAGCGGTAGTCATGCTATGTGCTAGCTGCGGCAATCAATATTTAAGCTCTTTAGATTACAACCCTTGGCAACTGGTCCAACTACCTACCGATGCCACCATTGCTGATATTAGCTTTGCTAGCGATCGTCAGCATGGATGGGTAGTAGGCAGCAATTCTACCCTTCTCGAAACTAACGATGGTGGCCAAACTTGGGAACTACGGAACCTAGATCTAGGCGATCAAAAGTATCGCTTTGACTCGGTCAGTTTCAGTGGCCAAGAGGGTTGGATTGCGGGACAACCTGGCTTACTACTCCATACCACCGACGGCGGCACATCTTGGGCTCGGATTCCCCTCAGCGCCAAATTACCTGGTTCTCCCAACAGAGTATTAGCGCTTGGACCGAAAACCGCACAGATGACGACTGACATTGGAGCCATTTATCGCACTACAGACGGCGGTAAAAATTGGAAAGCTGAAGTTCAGGAGGCAGTAGGGGTCGTTCGTAACATTTCTCGCTCCAACGACGGCCAATATGTAGCGGTCTCAGCCAAGGGTAATTTTTACTCAGTTTGGCGACCTGGACAAGAAGCCTGGGAGCCGCACAACCGTAGCAGCTCGCGTCGAGTACAAAACATGGGCTTCACCCCAGATGGTCGCCTGTGGATGCTAGCGCGGGGAGGGCAGGTACAATTTAGTAAGCCCAACGATTTCGAGTCCTGGGATACAGCAAACAGCCCCGAATCTTCGACTAGTTGGGGATTTTTAGACCTAGCTTACCGAACCCCAGACGAGCTTTGGGTCAGCGGTGGTAGTGGCAACTTGCTTTGCAGCTTAGATGGTGGCCAAACCTGGCAAAAGGATCGAGATGTAGAAAATATTCCTGGTAATTTCTACAAGATCGTCTTCCTCAGTCCTGAGCAAGGATTTGTGATTGGGCAAAGAGGCACCCTACTTAAATATCAAGCCTCAGTTAAGTCTGCTTAATTATAAGTTTGCTTGACAATGGCGCAATCATAAGAGGTCAAAAATTAGCTCTTTCAGAAGATGACTTGCTTGTGACTGCTTCTATCGTTCCGTATGATAGTGATTAAGCTTTCTGTTGTTGTTAGAGGAGAAGTCTAAATGTCCGGTACTACTGGTGAGCGTCCATTTTCCGACATTATTACTAGCGTCCGCTATTGGATTATTCACAGCATTACAATCCCCGCACTATTTATTGCTGGCTGGCTCTTTGTGAGCACTGGTCTGGCATATGATGTGTTTGGTACTCCCAGACCCAACGAATACTTCACTCAGATTCGTCAAGAAGTGCCAATTGTGCAAGATCGCTTCGAGTCAAAAGAGCAGATCAATCAATTCCTCAAGTAATTGTTTTCAAATTTTGGTTCTAGATCATGACTAGCAATACCCCCAATCAACCCGTTTCTTATCCAATTTTTACAGTTAGATGGCTAGCTGTTCATACCCTAGCAGTGCCCACTATTTTCTTCTTGGGCGCGATCGCATCTATGCAATTTATTCATCGGTAGGAAAAGAAATGGCAGAACGGTCTTCTAATAACCCCAACAAGCAGCCTGTTGAGCTGAATCGGACTTCGCTCTATCTAGGCTTGCTGCTGGTTTTCGTTTTGGGTATTTTGTTCTCCAGTTATTTCTTCAACTAACTGGATGCGAGTCAACTGGCTATTTTTTCTCTGCCAGTTTTATTGAGTTTTAATTAGGAGGTAAAAGCTGTGTCTGGAACTGGAAGAATTCCTCTGTGGGTTGTTGCCACCGTGGCAGGGCTAGGCGTAATTGCAGTCCTAGGTCTTTTCTTTTATGGAGCTTATGCTGGTTTAGGCTCATCTGTTTGATGAATGAAAGCTGGTTTTAACTCAAAATTTTTGCTCGTCTCAAATCTTTGACATCTGTTTGGCTAAAACTCAGCGCAAAAAACCACCTACCCTTAAAAGATAGGTGGTTTTTTATAGTTTCAGGTTTTGGAGTTTGGCTACTTTTGATTTAGTACCAAATTAAATACCTGAGGGATCTTCACGCTCAATATAGATAAAGAGAAAAGCCATTGCCACAGCAGGGAAGAGTAGACCTACTGCGGGCACCAGGATTGAGGGCAAAAATGAAGCTGCCATAAGAAAAGTTTCCTATCTAAAATTGCAAAATTGCACAGTTCCAAAACCGAATTTACTGTGAATTGATAGGTAAATTCTTATCTGCTAAAGATTTTTAACAAAAACATCGGCAGGCTAGGGGTTAGAGAATCTCGTATCCCTCTTACCCCCATTCTGGAAATGACAACGTAGGAGTGTCAGGGGGGACTACCATCCGGGTTGCTACTACTTTGTGACTCTCGCGTTGGGTTGCCATTTCGATCGCGATCGCCTCAAACTGAATCTCTAAGCTACCAAAGGGTACGGTGAGCTGCGTTGTTGCCTCTAAGTCTCCTAGCCCAGTTGGAGTAAAGTCCACCAGCCACCGAGGGCCATCTAGCAGCGATCGCGTCTGGCGATCGTTAACCCAAAACTTGACATAGATTCGGCAAGGCAAATCAGGCATTCTTACTCGGACTGTCACTGGCTTGCCAGAAACCAATTCCCCCACTGGCACTTCTAGCTGCGGATTGGGTACCGATTCATCTGGATGAAGCAAAGTAGGGCTAAGCACTTCAGGTTCAGGCTCTGCTGGTTGCGGTGTCGCTACCACTGGTTCATCTTCAACGACGATTTCTTGAGCAACCCACTGATCCTCTGGTGACCTTGCCGTTGGATGCACAATCATTTCACCCGGTTGAGGCACCCCTGGATGGGTGGGGAAGGCTTTAACCTCGTTATTAGACGTTGAGCCTGTTTCCCAGGCTGGTTCGTCTGATCTAGCCGAATTAGACGAGTCGGTGCGATCCTCCCTTAACCACTCAGACAAATCAGCGTCCGATACCAAAGCATTTAGGCGTGCCCAGAAGCGCTCTTGGAACTTCAAAGCCTGAGAGGTAGTATCCCCTACTGGAGCCTTGCTCTCATCTGGAGTTGCCACAGGCTCAGTCTCAGATATCTCAGTCTCAGATACCTCAGTCTCAGATGCCTCAGTCTCAGATGAGTCGGTTGTCATTAGATCCATCTCTGGGTCTGCCAATCCCAAATCTCCTAAGTCGGAGTCGAGATCAAGAAAAGCCAAGGCAACTTCTGGCTGTAAGGCTACCTCAGGACTATCTTCAAACGTTTCTGGGGCCTCTGCTATTACTTCTACAGGTGGCTCCGTTGCCGGAGGATCAAACCCTTGAAAGACAGGTAAAGCTGGGGTCTTGGAAAATTCAGATTGACCGGATTGATAAATTTGGGGCGGAAGCGGTGAACCCGTAGAAGGTTGAATGTGAAATAGCTGCTTACCTTGAGACTGCTCTCCCAGGTTTAGAAAAGAGAGGTTTAGATAGGCCCGTTCCGACTGCGGATTATTTGTGGCAGAGTCGGCTGCTGCGGATTCCAGTTCGGATGGTTCTGTAGATAAACGCAAATCCAGCAACTGGTTCTCGCTTAAGTCAGCAGCGATCGCATCTAGCAACTCATCCACATCGGCTGTAAGCGTAAATGACTGAGTGACCGCAGATGTGTCAGCAGAGTGCAAGGTAGCGGATTCTGCCTGGTCTGTCGTAATCGCTGGACGGTGAAATATGACCTCTCCTAGCAATAATCGGGTTTTGCAGCTTAGGGGAATTTCTATCGTGCAGTTGAACATGTAAGGCAGAGGTTGGCTAGTCAGAGGCTGTCGCACTTCGACTAAAACTTGAGCACTTTGCGGATCGCGCAAGCAAACCTGCAACTCTCCTTGACCAGAACGAACTGCTACGGGGAGATTGGCGATCGCGGTAGTGGGGCTTTCTGGCTCTTGCAACTCAATGCGCCCAAATAAAGTGAAGGGCCGCCCCCAGGAAGTCATGTAAGCAGATTCAGCGAGCACTAGCTGGAGCGGCAAGTTTTCCAACTCTGGCGGCTCTACTGCCGGATCTAGAGTATTGGGAATAGCCACCCCAGCCCCTTCAGGAGCGACCGGGAAATCGTCTGCTGGGATTGGCTCTGAACTTGGCTCTAGGTCTAGTTCTGCGCTTGTCGTCTCAGCGATCGCAGGAGTATCAGAAGACTCAGGGAATTCAGGTATTTCTGGGCTAGGAGTGGCGATCGCCGCACTCTCTAGATCTACCTCAGGCAGGAGGGTAGCTTCCGATTCTGAGATCTGCTTTGCAAGGTACTGTAACTGCTCTACAGAATAGTTTTCTACAGAATAGTTTGCGGTTGCAGGAATCTGGTGCGTAGGAATCTGATGCGTGTTGTTTACACCCTCTGGTGTCACAGGCTCTGGGGCAACTTCTACGCTAGCTTCAGAAGTCGCTTCTACAGTAGCTTCAGACTGGGCAGTAGTGACTTCCGGCTCTGAAGTTAGCACATCTGGTTCTGGCTCAGATGCTGTCTCATGCTGTAGCGGTGGCTCTAGATGAGTAGCTGTGGCTGTAGTCACCACTAAACTGGACTGTGAGGATGAGGAGTCTGTCGCTTCTTCATCCTGCATCTCCCACTCAGGGTCCCAATCTGTCTCAGACTCAAATTCTTGGGGTAATACTTGCAGGCAGACATTGTGCTGCCAACTTTGACCCATAAAATCTGACATCAAATCGCCAGCACAACGAATTTCCCACAACCCTGGTTTCATCCGGGTGAAGGGGAAAACCACCATTAATCCATCTTTGTTGGTGCGGCCAAATCGCTTTTGCGCCCGCCGCTTGGGTGGCACTTCATCAGCAACTTGATGCGTGATCCGGATTTCAACACTTATATTGGCACGGCTAGAGCGAGCAACCACTCGATAGCGTCCCTCTAAAATTTCCACATCCGGTGACTCTAGAGGTAGCCAAGAGCGATCGCCCTCTTTCTGTAGCAGAAATTCCCAGTATTCCATCTCAACCCTCGGCAAGGGGATGCCCACCGCACATTACTTAAGCCTATGAATTAGTTTGGCGGCAAAAAAGACTGCTGGTTTAAATTAGCAGCCTTAGTCGGCGACAGGATTGCTCTAGAGGCAACCTAGACGTTCCTAAATCGCATCATTGAACTTTGGTTTTAAGTCTATCCCACTCCCGATCATTCCGCTTGGTCCCACAGAATTTTTCTGTTTGCCACTTATCGTTCCACCGATTTCCCTTCAGAGTCTACCTGGGGCAGAGCTGAATCTGGCAACTCGCGTGTCGGTGGGTAAGTGTAACTAGCAGAAGAGCGAGGGCCTTCTCGGAAGCGATCGCTCTCTGCATCGACTTGGCGTTCTTCTAAGGTTGAAAACGATCGATTCGTATCGCTAGACTCGCTGGGAGCATCAGGTATAGATCGAGAACTATAACTGTTACTCTGCAAGTCCAAGGATGAGCGAGTTGGAGGTGGCAAACGCCCAGATGAGCGACGGCTACCCGGTGAGTTCGGAGGAGTACGGGTAAATGTCCGCCACGCCGCTTTTACACCTGAGAATACGCTGCGAGTGGTAGTTTGTGCCTTTTGTACTTGCTTGCGAGCACCATCAAAGCTTTGGTCTACTTGTTTAACTACCTGCCCCGCACTCTTTACACCTTCGCTCATATCATCGGTCAGATCGCTAATCTCCAACCCAGTTAAACGAATAGATTCTAAAGTCGGGGGCAACTCGCGTGAGAGGGTATCGAACAGTTTTTCAGCGCTGCGAGCTGCCCTAGCTAATTCTTGAAGCGCTGGTATGGCTACAACCAAAACTGCTGTGAGGCTCACGGCCACCAGTAGAATTGAAAGTCCTAGCCAAAAAATAGGGTCAATCACCGAATGCCTACTCTAAAAGTTAGTGAGTTAAGTTAGTGAATTTTATCGAACGCATCATGCATAGCAGGGCCTGACTCCGTAGCTTCCGGAGAAGATGCTTGATTCAAGACCTGTTGTTCCCGCTGAGTTGCTTCGATGCCTGAGGCGATTGCTTCTTTCAAGCGTCCTAGCGTTTCATCCCAATTCCGCAAAGCAGACTCAGAAAGGCGATCGGCTTGGAGCTGCACACTGGTTGACAAATCCTCTGCGAGTTCTGGTAGAGCATCCGCAGATTTCTTCAAGAGCTGCCGCGTCTCCCGTCCTGTCCGAGGAGCAATCAATAACCCGGTCACTGTGCCAATTGCAGCTCCTAACAGTAGACCTCCAAGGAATGATCCGGAACGGTTGTTCGACATTGTCTGGCTTCTACCCTTCAATAACTAGCTGATTAATTTAACTCGATTGGATGCCACCTGTCTGTTTATGAGGTGGAACCGCCCCGATTTTACTGGATTGGTTCTCTAGAAGCTGCATCAATTTTTGCACCCAAGCACTCAAATCAGCGTTCTATGCTTCACTGCCACTACACATTAATCTATCTCATGGTTTTGCTATCCGCTAAAAACGCTTTTTCACGGTTCTCGGTCGTTGCGATCGCCTAACCTGTGTACGCCAAACTCCTTGGCCCAAACTAATCAGTCCCAACACTTGCTGCACTTTTTGCAACTGCAACTCTAGTGTTTGGTACTGCTGACGCAACAGATTCGCACCTTTCTGCCCTTGCAAAATTCCGACTGGCGCACCATATAAGACTTTATGCGTACTGCGCTCATAGTTCGTCAAAGCATTGGCAACTTGAGCCAGAGTGCGACGCAATTTCCAAATCTGCCAAGCCGCACAGAGACAAAAGCCACTAATCAGAAGGTTGATTATTACTACGGTCATCACCATGGCCACACCTCCTACCCCGCGATGCCTCAATAGTTACATGGTTATTAGCGCTACAACATCTCACCAAGGCATGGGCATCTTGTCCGGGCCACAAGATGGGCCACAAGATGTCTACTGAGATGTAGATTCTGAAGGTTCGTCAGGACTAACATCCACAATCACTTCAGCCGTCTGAGTGGGTTGAGGCGCAGGGCTATCCGAGTTTGGCGAGACCCTCACTTCTGGTTTAGCGCGATCGCCTGCATTGGCTTTTGCTTCTTCTGCTAGGGCTTGGGTTGTGTCTTTAACCTGTTCACCTAACAATTGTGCTCGCTCTTTGAGAGTCTCTTTAAGCGTCTGACTTTTCTCTTGAGCCTGCTCAGCGAGAGTTTGGGTTGTGTCTTTAAGCTGTTCCCCCACTATCTGAGCTTGTTCTTTAGCCTGAACACTCAGGGTTTGAAATTGTTCTTTAGCTTGGCTAGTAATAGCTTGAAGCCCTCCCAGCCAGGATTTCACATCTTGCTTCGTTTGTTGATAATCTGACTGCAAAAAGCTACTCACCTTAGCGACTTTATGCCTAAGACCCTCGGTGTAAATCGAGATCTCTTGAGCCGCATTATTGGAGATCATCACCCGCTTACTACCCAAACCTAAGATCATGGTTGGCTGTAGTAAATAGCTGCCATCGGTCAAGCTGCTCCAGCCTCGCGAGACAAATAGATACTGGGTAATTTCTCCGGTTGTAGGATCGAATAAATAATCGGTTAGCTTACCAATTTTATTGCCAGCATCACTCCAAACTTCGCGGCCAATCAAGGAATCAATCGGTTTGATCTCTTCTGGATTTACGCTGGTGTGACTCGAATTCACAACGATGCTATCGGTGCCAAATGCCTCGATTTGCAACAGGGTAAACATTTGTTTTTTACCCTTCAAAAACCCTGTTGTGCAAATAATCCCCATGACTCGGTGCAGCTCTGGCACCATCCAAATTTGATCAACTCGACCCAGTTCTTCAGCAGTGTCTCGGTCTAGTACTAATCGGTTGAGTAGTTCGCCTTGTCGGGCGATCGCCTGTGGAGAAGCCATAAAGACCTCAAAAATAGATGCGCTTTCCCAGCAGTATAGCCTCTGGATTCAGAAACTCTTAAGAATCGCTGCGAATCCCAGCCGCTATAGGCTTGAATGTAAATCACTGAGCCTCAGAGGTTCTGAGGTGCCAGCCACTCTCTATCAAGATGAAAAACTGCCCCTAAAATCGACTTGCACGCCTTGTAGCTCTATAGGTAGTGCTTTAAATATTGCGGATAGGTGCATAGTCATGGTTCAATCTGCTTCTGGCTCCATCCTGTATGTAAATCCTGCGGCAGGTAATGATGCTGCCAATGGGAGTCAAGCTGCTCCTCTCAAAACGCTAACGCGAGCCTTACAGCAAGCCCGTTCAGGCACCACCATCCAGCTAGTAGCAGGCACCTACAATGCTGCTAGCGGGGAAGCTTTTCCGCTGACGGTTCCGGCAGGTGTCACTGTGGTCGGCAATGAGAGTAATAAAGGTAGTGGTCTACTGATTGAAGGCAGCGGTGAATACATCAGCCCTACCTTTGCACGGCAAAATATCACCCTACGACTAGAAAATAGCGCTCAACTGCGAGGGGTCACTGTCACCAACCGAGCCCAGCGTGGCACCGCCATTTGGGTGGAGTCAACCGCGCCTACTGTTGCTAACAGCACCTTGACTAACTGTGCTCGCGAAGGGGTTTTTGCCACCGGGACAGCTAATCCGGTGATTATAGACAACATATTTTTTCAAAATGCTGCCAGCGGTATCTCTATTGTCCGAAATGCTAAAGGCGAAATCCGGCGTAACGTTTGCCAAAAGACAGGCTACGGCATTGCCATTGGAGATAATGCAGCTCCCCTAGTCGCGGATAACAGAATTTTTGAAAACCGTTCTGGGGTAGTGCTATCGGGTCAAGCCAACCCCGTACTACGCAGCAACGTGGTTGAGAAAAATACTAGCGATGGTCTGGTGATTACAAATACTTCCTTGCCAGATTTAGGCAAAAGCCAAGACCCAGGTGGCAACATCTTTAGGGACAATGGAGCGTTTGATTTAAACAATGCGACCAAAACCACCCTAATGTCTGTCGGCAACCAACTCAACCCTACCCGTGTTCAAGGTCTGATCAACTTCGTCGCCAGCGAGGTTCCCACTCCCACCCCAACTCCTGCCCCAACTCCAACACCAACCCCCGTTCCGACTCCCACGCCAACTCCGACTCCCACGCCAACTCCGACGCCTACCCCAACCCCTATTCCGACTCCAACACCCACCCCCATTCCAACCCCAACGCCCACCGGATTGACTGACATCACAGGCCATTGGGCAGAAAGCTTTATTCGCGGGTTGGTGAGCCGTGGCATTATTAGCGGTTTTCCTGACGGCACCTTCAAACCCGGAGCCAACATCACTAGGGCACAATATGCTGCCGCGATCGCCAAAGCCTTTAATCTACCCAACAAAAAAGAAGCGACTAACTTTACTGATGTTCCGGCTGATTTCTGGGCGCGGGCGGCAATTCAGAAGGCAGCTCAAATGGGGTTTGTTTCTGGGTTTCCAGACAATACCTTCCGACCTGACCAAAACTTAACCCGAGTCCAGGCGATCGTGTCTTTGATTAGTGGTTTAAGCTTCACAGGCGGCAACACAAATATTTTGCTGGTCTATAGCGATCGCGCTCAGATTCCTAGCTATGCCACCGATGAGGTGGCTACAGCAACTCAACGCCGCATGGTGGTGAATCAACCTCAGGTCAATCAACTAGAACCCATGCGAGACATCAACCGAGCAGAAGTTGCCGCCTTGATCTATCAGGCATTGGTGGCGCGTGGGGAAGCTCCCGCGATCGCCTCTAACTTTATCGTCAACCCAGATCAAGCCACACCCTCCTTTACAGACATTCAAGGTCACTGGGCAGCAGATTTTATTCGTGCCCTAGGAGGTCAAGGATTAATCAGCGGCTTTGAAGATGGTTCCTTTAAACCAGACGCAAAGATGAATCGAGCACAATATGCAGCTTTGCTAGTCAAAGCATTAAATCCGCCTGCGATCCGAGCTGCTACTAATTTCAGTGATGTAGCCGCAGATTTTTGGGCCGCTAATGCGATCCAGCAAGCTTACCGGGGTGGGTTTCTTTCTGGGTTTCCAGATAACACCTTCCGCCCGACTGACAACGTATTGCGCGTTCAAGTACTCGTTTCCCTAGTCAACGGCCTGAACTTAGGAAGTGGTGATGAAACCGTGTTGGGGATCTATAGCGATCAGGGCTCAATTCCGCCTTTTGCCCGTGGTGTTGTAGCCACAGCCACAAAACGACGAATGGTAGTGAACTTCCCGACAGTGGGGCAGTTGAACCCCAACCGAGAGACGACTCGTGCCGAAGTAACTGCTATGGTTTATCAGGCTTTGGTTAATGCGGGGCGATCGCCTGCCATTAGCTCTCCTTACATCGTTTCTGCCTAGGCCAAACCTGTAAAGTTGTGTTGGGTGGGCTTACAGCTATTCAACACAACGATCCCCTCTTCCTGAGCACCGATCCCCGTCCTCCAACGAGTTTTGATTTAGAGCAACTGATCTATATGATTAAGAATAGTTAACTGTCCATTTAAGATTTAATTCTAAAGACATGGCTGAAATCCAATTTTCCAGAGGTATTACCGAAGATGCAGTGCCTGACGTTCGTGTCACTCGTTCTCGCGACGGCAGCAATGGTACTGCAACCTTCTACTTTGAGCGGCCTAAGGCTTTAAGTGCTAGTAACACTGATGCCATTACAGGGATGTACCTGATCGACGAAGAAGGCGAAATCTCCACACGTGAAGTAAAAGCTAAGTTTGTCAATGGCCAACCAGAAGCGCTAGAAGCTTTTTATTACATGAAGTCTACTGAGGAGTGGGAGCGCTTTATGCGATTCATGGAACGCTACTCAGAAAAGAACGATCTAGGATTCAGTAAGTCTTAGTTGGTCTTTATTTCGCGTTAACAAATTGCTTGTTACCAAGAGCGTCTCATAGCCTGCCCTCATCCCGCGCTATCAAAGATTTTGCTCGCTGATAAGGATCGAGGGCAATCTACCCTTTAGCCAAGCTGATAAAGCATTTCATGACTCACCAACCGCATCCTGATTCAGCAAATATTGTTGTAAGTTGCGCTGTGATTACGGTTAGTGATACTCGATCTTTTGAAAGCGATCGCAGTGGTCAGGCGATTCAGCAACTACTTTTGGCCGCAGGGCATCAGATCCATGAGTACACCATCGCCCCAGACGAACCTGCCCAGATTCAGGCGCAAATCCAAGCCCTGAGTCAACGAGTAGATCTAGATGCAGTCATTATTAATGGTGGTACCGGGATTGCTCCGAGGGACACAACCTATGATGCACTTGAAAAGCTACTAGAGAAAACCCTGCCGGGGTTTGGAGAGCTATTTCGCTGGCTCAGTTATCAAGAAATTGGTTCACGGGCGATCGCCTCTAGGGCTGTAGCAGGAGTCTACCAAACCAAGCTCATTTTCTCCGTCCCAGGCTCCACTAACGCGGTTAACCTCGCGATGGAAAAGCTAATTCTGCCAGAACTCGTACATCTAGTAAGCCAACTACGGTTAAATTCTTAAAAGCATGACTCACCCCCTATTTAGCAAGTAAGCGCTCCCCTGAGGAAGCGCTTAACCTTGAGCTTTAGGTGTAGTGATTGAGCAGTCTATTGGGCATTAGACCGACAAGCAAATCCTGGGAGTAAACAGGTATTGCGGCTCTGACGCTGAGCAGCTGTAGGTTGCTTGACCTTCGCAAACTCTGCTTCTAGCACATTCAGGGCTCGTAGATACTGGGGATCATCCTTAGTACCAATCATTTTCGGATTAGACACTAGCTGCTGCCGCTGGGCATCCGTTAAGTCAATCTTGATGTCGGGTGTAATTCCCTTGTGGCTAATATCAGTCCCAGCAGGAGTATAGTAGTGGGCAATCGTCACAGCCAGCCCAGAACCATCGGACAAGGAGTGAACAGACTGGACTAAGGCTTTACCAAAGGTTTGGCTACCTATTACAGTGGCACGTCCGTTGTCTTTAAGAGCACCAGTCACGATCTCGCTGGAGCTAGCAGAATTACCATCTACCAAAACCGCAAGCGGTAACTTGGTGAGGGCGGTGCGATTGGCCGCCAATTCCTCGTTTTCACCTTTGCGATTCACGGTGCGGACAATTGAGCCAGAGTCCATCCACATCCGAGAGATGTCAATACTAGCTTGCAATAGACCACCAGGGTTACTTCGCAAGTCGAGCACAAAGGCATCTACTTTTTGGCCCGTCAGGTCTTGAATAGCTCGTCGCATTTGCTCTGGAGCATGGGCACTAAACTCATTCAAGCGAATATAGCCGACTCGCTTCGAGCCTTCTTGGCGCAGGCTGTAACGTACCGTGGGTAGCTCAATCCGAGCCCGCTGCAAAGGTACATCAAAAGCAGACTTGGTATCGCGCTCGATGCGTAGGGTAACTTTAGTGCCAACGTCTCCCCGAATCAGATTAGAAGCGTCTTCAACGGTCATCCCTTTGGTAAGCTTGCCGTTGATTGCCAAAATGCGATCGCCCGCTTGAATCCCTGACTTCAAAGCAGGAGAGTTTTCAAT from Trichocoleus desertorum ATA4-8-CV12 encodes:
- a CDS encoding photosynthesis system II assembly factor Ycf48, translated to MNSIVRTLKRIVMLLAVVMLCASCGNQYLSSLDYNPWQLVQLPTDATIADISFASDRQHGWVVGSNSTLLETNDGGQTWELRNLDLGDQKYRFDSVSFSGQEGWIAGQPGLLLHTTDGGTSWARIPLSAKLPGSPNRVLALGPKTAQMTTDIGAIYRTTDGGKNWKAEVQEAVGVVRNISRSNDGQYVAVSAKGNFYSVWRPGQEAWEPHNRSSSRRVQNMGFTPDGRLWMLARGGQVQFSKPNDFESWDTANSPESSTSWGFLDLAYRTPDELWVSGGSGNLLCSLDGGQTWQKDRDVENIPGNFYKIVFLSPEQGFVIGQRGTLLKYQASVKSA
- the psbE gene encoding cytochrome b559 subunit alpha; amino-acid sequence: MSGTTGERPFSDIITSVRYWIIHSITIPALFIAGWLFVSTGLAYDVFGTPRPNEYFTQIRQEVPIVQDRFESKEQINQFLK
- the psbF gene encoding cytochrome b559 subunit beta encodes the protein MTSNTPNQPVSYPIFTVRWLAVHTLAVPTIFFLGAIASMQFIHR
- a CDS encoding photosystem II reaction center protein L → MAERSSNNPNKQPVELNRTSLYLGLLLVFVLGILFSSYFFN
- a CDS encoding photosystem II reaction center protein J, which gives rise to MSGTGRIPLWVVATVAGLGVIAVLGLFFYGAYAGLGSSV
- the psaI gene encoding photosystem I reaction center subunit VIII gives rise to the protein MAASFLPSILVPAVGLLFPAVAMAFLFIYIEREDPSGI
- a CDS encoding YtxH domain-containing protein codes for the protein MSNNRSGSFLGGLLLGAAIGTVTGLLIAPRTGRETRQLLKKSADALPELAEDLSTSVQLQADRLSESALRNWDETLGRLKEAIASGIEATQREQQVLNQASSPEATESGPAMHDAFDKIH
- a CDS encoding PRC-barrel domain-containing protein, whose protein sequence is MASPQAIARQGELLNRLVLDRDTAEELGRVDQIWMVPELHRVMGIICTTGFLKGKKQMFTLLQIEAFGTDSIVVNSSHTSVNPEEIKPIDSLIGREVWSDAGNKIGKLTDYLFDPTTGEITQYLFVSRGWSSLTDGSYLLQPTMILGLGSKRVMISNNAAQEISIYTEGLRHKVAKVSSFLQSDYQQTKQDVKSWLGGLQAITSQAKEQFQTLSVQAKEQAQIVGEQLKDTTQTLAEQAQEKSQTLKETLKERAQLLGEQVKDTTQALAEEAKANAGDRAKPEVRVSPNSDSPAPQPTQTAEVIVDVSPDEPSESTSQ
- a CDS encoding S-layer homology domain-containing protein, producing the protein MVQSASGSILYVNPAAGNDAANGSQAAPLKTLTRALQQARSGTTIQLVAGTYNAASGEAFPLTVPAGVTVVGNESNKGSGLLIEGSGEYISPTFARQNITLRLENSAQLRGVTVTNRAQRGTAIWVESTAPTVANSTLTNCAREGVFATGTANPVIIDNIFFQNAASGISIVRNAKGEIRRNVCQKTGYGIAIGDNAAPLVADNRIFENRSGVVLSGQANPVLRSNVVEKNTSDGLVITNTSLPDLGKSQDPGGNIFRDNGAFDLNNATKTTLMSVGNQLNPTRVQGLINFVASEVPTPTPTPAPTPTPTPVPTPTPTPTPTPTPTPTPTPIPTPTPTPIPTPTPTGLTDITGHWAESFIRGLVSRGIISGFPDGTFKPGANITRAQYAAAIAKAFNLPNKKEATNFTDVPADFWARAAIQKAAQMGFVSGFPDNTFRPDQNLTRVQAIVSLISGLSFTGGNTNILLVYSDRAQIPSYATDEVATATQRRMVVNQPQVNQLEPMRDINRAEVAALIYQALVARGEAPAIASNFIVNPDQATPSFTDIQGHWAADFIRALGGQGLISGFEDGSFKPDAKMNRAQYAALLVKALNPPAIRAATNFSDVAADFWAANAIQQAYRGGFLSGFPDNTFRPTDNVLRVQVLVSLVNGLNLGSGDETVLGIYSDQGSIPPFARGVVATATKRRMVVNFPTVGQLNPNRETTRAEVTAMVYQALVNAGRSPAISSPYIVSA
- the psb28 gene encoding photosystem II reaction center protein Psb28 is translated as MAEIQFSRGITEDAVPDVRVTRSRDGSNGTATFYFERPKALSASNTDAITGMYLIDEEGEISTREVKAKFVNGQPEALEAFYYMKSTEEWERFMRFMERYSEKNDLGFSKS
- a CDS encoding molybdenum cofactor biosynthesis protein MoaB codes for the protein MTHQPHPDSANIVVSCAVITVSDTRSFESDRSGQAIQQLLLAAGHQIHEYTIAPDEPAQIQAQIQALSQRVDLDAVIINGGTGIAPRDTTYDALEKLLEKTLPGFGELFRWLSYQEIGSRAIASRAVAGVYQTKLIFSVPGSTNAVNLAMEKLILPELVHLVSQLRLNS
- a CDS encoding S41 family peptidase gives rise to the protein MNQSPRHSHLIQVALCGGAIATAATLTLFGPGLSRSVRAALQDSPKTVLDEAWQIVNRDYVDGTFNQKDWQAVRQSLLGKNYSSREEAYAALRKSLEQLNDPYTRFLDPNQYQALNSQTSGELSGVGIRLELNEKTKILTVVEPIENSPALKSGIQAGDRILAINGKLTKGMTVEDASNLIRGDVGTKVTLRIERDTKSAFDVPLQRARIELPTVRYSLRQEGSKRVGYIRLNEFSAHAPEQMRRAIQDLTGQKVDAFVLDLRSNPGGLLQASIDISRMWMDSGSIVRTVNRKGENEELAANRTALTKLPLAVLVDGNSASSSEIVTGALKDNGRATVIGSQTFGKALVQSVHSLSDGSGLAVTIAHYYTPAGTDISHKGITPDIKIDLTDAQRQQLVSNPKMIGTKDDPQYLRALNVLEAEFAKVKQPTAAQRQSRNTCLLPGFACRSNAQ